The nucleotide window ACAATCTTCACAGTCTCAGGCCTATCAACCTGTTGCACATTGTACTCCCGTAGTACTTGGTACATGAGCACTCAACGAACGATCAGTTATTAACAGCCTTTAACAAACTATGGAATGGACCGTGATTATGCAAGAGTGATTTTCTAGTTCTTGCTCATCCAGGATAGTCTCTACCCctagaaaaaaacatttgctGCATCAATTCTCACTCCTTAAGATAATTTGTCAAAGTCTATGTTTATAATTATGCAAACaagaaatgtaatatttttcagttcttattatttacaaataaaaagtCTTCATTTGAGCTGAACAATTGACTAACAATGTAGGACTGTTTTATGAATTCTGCTTTACCCAGTGCCTAATACTGTAGGAAAGAGACTAATGGTTCATTAAAACTTAGagatttaattgttttattaacTAAGCTTGCTTTTGACAacattatatatgtatctaataCATTCCGATTACTCTATCCACCCACCCTCTCCTATCCCCCTCTCACCTCTGTGgaaccccttcttcctctctatcAGTCTTTATCCCAGATTCCTGactctgacttccttctgtggCCAATTTAGTTCAGCCAGGACCATTCTGTGAGCACTGGATTGTAACTAACCATGGGAGCCTGGTGAGCGCACCAGCAGATGCACAGCTGAAGGCAATGATTTCCCCTCTCCCTAAATCTATCATCAGCAAATAGCCCAGCAGTGAGGAGCAAGAGTCCCTGAGCTCCTCAACACATGCTGACTGCTAACAGTCCCACAATGTGGACTCCCTGTAGACTGCAAGAAAATGAATCTGTTTGGTTTCCATTTGCTTTTACACAGctatcaaaagaaaaagataaaatgaagtcTGTTCCTGACTCAAGTGCCAAACACTCTGAATCCTTCTGCTGTTCTTATCAAATTTTAAAGGTCTTCCTTTAGTGCAGATCACAGGAATGAAGTGTTTCAAAATTCTAGGACTCACTTCCTGCTGGAAGATGGGCCTGAGTTCAACACTATAGTATAGTAGACTTCATTTTAAATGAAGCCAATCTCATAACACAGAAGCTGTTTGTATTTCTTCATTAACTTCACATCTAACAATGTGTACAAATTGTCAGGGTTACAAAACAAGCAGCACCACTCAACTGCTTTCTCAAGGTGGAAACAAGGGAGCTACTGGGCTGAAAAGACGCTCACACATCTGACCTTCTCAGTTCGTCTTTACTTTAGCTTCCAACATTGCAGTCCAGAATTTTGTGTGTTTAAATCTACAGGTAGGGATCAGCTAGACAGAGCAGCAGGCAAACGTGTCCACCCTGAGCCTGGCCATCTGAGTTTCATCCCCGACACTCacaaggtggagggagaggacaAATACCTGGAAGTTGTTCTTCGATTCCCATGTGCAAGCAGTAGCATACCATGCCCCCATttgcacactaaataaatataatataatagacTTTATTCAATAGAAAATTAGACACTTTGGCAACCACCAAGAAAAAGAATCAGCCTAtcatgcatttaaaataaatgaaaatattatttagGTTATTTTCATATCAGTGAAATTTGGCCATTTCTTTCCCCAAATAAAACAGAGATATTATCTGTTGTTTGAAAGGAAAGCAGCTTTCTctctcaataaagctctagaaaggtaaaaaaaaaaaaaaaaaaaaaaaaaaaaaaaaaaaaaggaaagcatacTTCACCCCAAAACTTGCTTAAAGGAGATTTCATTGGTCGGGATCTAGTCAACACACTGTAGACCCAACTTTACAAGTGTCCTTCCAGGGCAACATCATGCTATGCCAAAGTGCAAGAGGACAAAGCACCATCCCTAGTATATAAATACAGCTTATTTAAAATTCAAGCATAATTGTGACAGGTGCAGAATTTTTCTAACAATATTTTGCTTTCCTGTAGAGAGATCTGTTCACAAAAAGGAGTGATTACCTGATGGTTGAAGAACATGAAATTACAGCAAGACCTAATCAGAGATCATTATTGGTAAGGTTATTGATAGCCAATCACCAAACCCATCGCTGCATCCTGCAGACATCCGTCCACCAAGTAGCTAACATCTTTGTGTTACCTGGTTCCTCTGCTCCCCTTCCTGAAGATCATTTACATACACTTCTGAATGCTGCCTTCAGGCCTGATGTTTGTTCTCCATAtccatctcctccttctttttttttactctttctcCACATACATATGTCATGAAACTGACCACATTTGGGCTCAATGATTTGACCAAATCCTTCTGCCCTGCTGCTGAAAAACTGCATCCATCAAGAGTGGCCTTTAAGAAGTCCCTAAACTCTCCAGTCCCTTCTTTCCTTAAGCTGTCTTGTTTTCACCTCTGGATTGCTTTTCTCGTGAGTGTGATTTGCAATCTCTTTCTCTCAGAATGCAATCCTATATCTCGTGCTAACTTCTTCAGGGAACATTCCTTAACATCACCCTGTATAATAATGACAGTTAAACTAGGAGATGGAGCAAACTCAGTGTTATTCCTCACACTGTTTGTGGAAAGGTAGCTAAACCTCAAGTTATTTTGAGCATATAGTAGTTCTGATAAATGTTGGCACTTCAAACTATATTGACTGTCAACAAAACTTCTTGAGGaaattatggtaaaaaaaaaaagtcaagttttCAACTCACTATACAAATATTGTATAAGCTATTTCATCATTAATTTGACAATGGAGGTGTTTGTCAAATGACCAAAAAGGTGAATTTTCAATTTATGAATATTTTCCACTACCTACATGTAAAGAATATgagcattcttttatttttgaagctctgtagactaggctggcattgaactcagagactgcctgcctctgcctcctgagtgctgggattaaaaatatggGCCACCATGCCAGCTAAGGAATATGAGCATTCTTGATGATGAGGTCAGCTACTGTTTTTCAGTTTGAATAGCAGATTGTTGTGTTATAAATTTCAGGTATGGTATGTATTGCAAATACAAaagattaaattaataataaaaagagaatcatatcttattttcattttagctcttttatgaaaaataaacatagaaGGGATGATCTGATCAGATACTGCACAGGAAATTTTTTTCTGAGTGTTTCCACATAGACATCTGCCATGCCTAGCTTCCAAATCCTGGAGATTTTACATGTTGTTAGGCTTGTAAATTTAGTTGATGAAACATAGAATGCCCTATTGTCTAAAGATTGCTGTGGCAAATTAATGATTCTGGCAATTGCTTGGTGAACCAGTTTCTACATTAACAAATGTCAGTTCGTTTCTATTTTTCAAGACAATAATACTCATCCTGTATAGATATAGTTACatacattttatttacatatctAGATAAAGATATATACTATCATAAATCATTAGCACTAGATATTGTTTCTACAAAACTTTTCCTTCTTACTACCTCACAAGACTCTGGGTTGTATTCAAGTATCCGAACACTAAGTTGAACTTGGTAAGTAAATACCGATAATTACTCTTGCCCATCCAaaacaatattaataataaaaagttgCTGTTTCATTATTTCCTTTGGGTAGAGCTATGAAAGCAATCTCTAGTTAggatataaatatttatagaagCAATCATAACTTCTACCAAAGCAACTggaattcttttcctttctagtgTTGTTCTCATTTTGAGAGCTCTTTTTGAGATTCAGCAATTCCCTGACAGATTTGTCAACATAAAGCCTGAAATGATCAGTGCTTCAtggttattttatatgtgtggattTGCTAGTTGTTGACTGCCTCAGGGTCAGTGGTTCTAAGTAAGTAATCATTGGTGAcacatttttcttctaaaaattgaATGTCAGACTAGTTATTTTGCTTATAGATAATTTAGTTTTtataggcatttatttatttacttttaattaataaGTTCCTAGGGGAGGTTGTTAATAGTATTCCATGCCTAAGACAAGTAAACAATAGTTGTTTCCAACACATCTGTGGATGGCAGAGTCATGTGACAATGTCGAAAATTTGACACCTCTGTTTGAAACAGTTGCGTCCCAGTTCTCTGCACATCTCTTTCATAGTGAAATGGAGGAAAATCAGACAATGGTCACAGAGTTTGTCCTGCTGGGATTCTGCCTTGGCCCAAAGATTCACCAAATTCTTTTTGCATCTTTCTCACTCTTCTATGCCTTCACTTTGCTGGGGAATGGGGTCATCCTTGGAATAATCTGTGGAGACTCCAGACTCCACagccccatgtacttcttcctctgtCATCTGGCCATCGTTGACATTGCCTATGCCTGCAACACTGTGCCCCAGATGCTAGTGAACCTTCTAGATCCATCCAAGCCTATTTCCTTTGCTGGATGCATGACGCAGACCTTCCTCTTCATGGCTTTTGCACACACAGAATGTCTCCTCCTCGTGGTGATGTCCTATGATTGGTATGTGGCCATCTGCCACCCACTGAGATATTCTTCCATCATGAGCTGGAGAGACTGTGTTGCTCTGGTTATCACATCCTGGACATGTGGCTCCCTCCTTAGTATGGTTCATATGAGCCTCATCCTGAGGCTGCCCTTCTGTGGACCTCATGAAATCAATCACTTCTTCTGTGAAATCCTGTCTGTCCTCAAGCTGGCCTGTGCTGACACAACACTCAACAAAGTCGTCATCTTTGCAGCTTCTGTGTTCATCTTAGTGGGACCCTTATGCTTGGTGCTGGTCTCCTACACACGCATCCTGGTGTCTGTTCTGAGGATGCAGTCAGGGGATGGTCGCAGAAAGGCCTTTTCTACCTGCTTTTCCCACCTCTGTGTGGTTGGGCTCTTCTTTGGCAGTGCCATCGTCATGTACATGGCCCCTAAGTCCCAGCACCCTGAGGAGCAGCAGAAAATCCTTTTCCTATTTTACAGTTTTTTCAACCCCATGCTGAACCCCATGATCTACAGCCTGAGGAATGCTGAGGTCAAGGGTGCTCTCAGAAGGGCACTGTGCAAAGAAACTCATTCCCAGTTGGTATGATGTTTGAACCACAGTAATATTAGCCCCCAAGTTGTTACCTAAATACAGAAATATCCacattgtctttttttctgtgcctGATGATAAAAACACATCCTCCTTCTGCAggtatgggaaaaaaaaaaacatagataagctatattcttctttttctattttttgagacagggtttctctgtatagttttgatgcctgtcctggattttgttctgtagaccaggctggcctcgaactcacagagatcctcctggctctgcctcctgagtgctgggattaaaggtatgtgccaccaccacctggcgataAGTTATATTCTTGACACAAGGTTTTATCAGACATGACTAATTTCCAATTGAATTGATTATGGATTTATATAATGTTATTATATAATAATCATTGTTGTGGTGataatactattattattatgttattgtattttaattcattttctagGTCAAAACATTACATGTCATCAAACCTTTAAGGTAATTAGATATCTTGACAAACTCCATAAGATATAGAAGCAAAACAATCTGTACCCAAAGAAAACCCATCACACACTAGTCCATTCTGCAATTGTACTTGCCTAGTCTAGAAAACACTTGAGGGTGTGTAGTCACTTGTGCTTTGTGAGACCAAgaacttttatattaaaattattgacTCATATTAGGATCTTAACTTGTTTGCTGAGTGAAGGAACAGAATTAAAACAAGCActtaggaggaagaagaggggagtattttttttataagatcATAGACAATGAAATCATTGAAGCTTCATTTACAGATTGAGGATTCAACTGGCTCATTGGTAACTAGTAAAAGAGTAAATGTGAGCATTGTCTCTTTGAATAAACTGAAAATGAAACCAGGTTAAACTGCTTCAGTAGTGCAATGTTCCTCTACAACTGTACAATGATGAGTTGTGATTTATATCTGTTACAGACTTTTCTATGCATGGTTCCCCAGCATCTTTCCATCAACTCTTCTACTTCTGTCGGTCCAGATGCCTGCCGCTGCCCTCCAAGATCATGCCCCTCTCCATGACCAGCTTTGCAGGATAGAGCTGGTACCTAGCTGGCTCTGCAACTCAGTTAAAAACTAGAGACTAGAATTCAGTCCCCAAATATTTCAGGTAATTTCTCAATGAGTTACCCATGAAATCATTCAGTGTATATGAGCATGTATTCTCCTGTCTGCTTGTGTACACtcctgtatacacatatatacacatgtgtcatGTATACACTAGTgtacatctttgtgtgtgtgcatatgtgtgcctgtgtgtatgtgtaggtcagaggtcaactttgggtatcttcctcttCTGATCTTCCTTTCagtttttgatacaggatctcttTACTGAATCTGGTGCCTGCTGCTTTAGCTAGGCTaactagccagccagcctccaggaTCCTCTGTAGTACTGGGGTTACTGGTGTGTAACCatgcctgggttttttttttgtgggcaTTGAGGATCTGAACTTAAGTGTTCATGCTTATATAGAAAGCACTTACCACACAGAGCCATATCTCTAGTCTCTGAAATCATTTTTTTAGTTTGCCTTGAGATATAATGTACTCTCATGTCTCTGGTCTTTCTAAATGCcaccatgaaggcaaatattGGAAGTATTTTTTAATGTACGTGTTTTTCATTTGGATTTTTAGACTCTATCTATCAATGAGTAGAGTATGGTTATTTTCCCATTCTTGTGTTCACACACCCAACAATCCTCCACACTGGATATATGAGGACTTTCCCCACAAACCTTTTCTGTCAGACACCAGCTGCATGTCCTCCAACTGAACTCTAACAACTATCTGTACTAGATAGTGTCAGATCTCATGAGTTAATGGCTCTTCTCACAAGACTACCCCACTTCAGTTTGCAGTGACAAGCTCCAGTTGTGACCTCTGCTTCTGACTGATTAGGTATAATTCAGGATTCCAATTTCATATCCACTACAGCCTCAAGAGTTGCTCAAAGTTATTTGGATTATATCCCCTTTGGAAAAACATGACCCACATTAAACATAAAAGGGCTGGGTGATGTAACCTTGTATTGGTAGTTATTACCAGGCGTAGCTGCACATTGTAAAGAGGAGCACTCGTATTTGCCCTCTGTCCCAGTTAAAGCAACCCTAGCACCTGAGAAAAACAAACCCTTTCACAAACACTGCCTCTTATTCCCAGGATCTATATATTCCAAATAAACACCTGACATTTGAAAGTGAAATCCCTCAGGACACACAGTCGAGAACTGCACCAGCACGCTCAGCCCAGAACACTTCTGTCATGCTGCCCTGAAGATAGACCctcccagccgggcagtggtggcacacgcctttaatcccagcactcaggaggcagaggcaagcggatctctgtgagttcgaggccagcctggtctacagagcgagttccaggaaaggtgcaaagctacacagagaaaccctgtctcaaaaaaccaaaaaaaaaaaaaaagcaaatagtgTTAGcacataaacatttttatttcaattaataCTGACTTTACTGTTGGCTTTACCCATTCCTATACTTAtgtaacatttttattctttaaaatagtAAATGCTATCCAGAAATTCAGTAGCTACTTCCTTCAAATGGAAGTATTTCCTCCTGGAATGAATGCCCTTAAGACTTAGAAAGTAAACTAAATTGATGAAGcatgggaagaaaacaaaactcacaagTCTCAAGATGGTCCTGAAACTTAACAGACAAATAAAACCCCTCTCCAGAGTTGCACATAGTAACAACAGCTATAGAGTGATACTGTCCACCCACACTGCCTGTGAGTCATGTAGACAGTTTCAGAAATGCAGCTTTCATTGAGACCTTACCCATTATTGAGGAGGCTCTTCAGAGATGAGGCTGCCTTTTAGTCATCCACATTCCTGTAAAAAAACCTCC belongs to Peromyscus eremicus chromosome 3, PerEre_H2_v1, whole genome shotgun sequence and includes:
- the LOC131905798 gene encoding olfactory receptor 2A1/2A42-like — its product is MEENQTMVTEFVLLGFCLGPKIHQILFASFSLFYAFTLLGNGVILGIICGDSRLHSPMYFFLCHLAIVDIAYACNTVPQMLVNLLDPSKPISFAGCMTQTFLFMAFAHTECLLLVVMSYDWYVAICHPLRYSSIMSWRDCVALVITSWTCGSLLSMVHMSLILRLPFCGPHEINHFFCEILSVLKLACADTTLNKVVIFAASVFILVGPLCLVLVSYTRILVSVLRMQSGDGRRKAFSTCFSHLCVVGLFFGSAIVMYMAPKSQHPEEQQKILFLFYSFFNPMLNPMIYSLRNAEVKGALRRALCKETHSQLV